In Trichocoleus desertorum NBK24, the following are encoded in one genomic region:
- a CDS encoding helix-turn-helix domain-containing protein, whose product MPRLAPTPLRLTETEREQLQQAIKRHSTPQQIAIRANIIVRADAGLNPRDIARELNISRDMARLWRNRWLELSHPNIPALERLVDAPRPGGPSTFSLEQILQLFAIACEKPQTYGRPISHWTSRELADEMRQQGIVESISPRHVGRLMNEADLKPHQSQYWLNPPPTLNSMKRSKTSVRST is encoded by the coding sequence ATGCCTAGACTTGCTCCAACACCCTTGCGACTCACTGAGACAGAACGAGAGCAACTTCAACAGGCGATCAAACGCCATAGCACTCCCCAGCAAATTGCCATCAGAGCCAACATCATTGTGCGGGCCGACGCAGGACTCAACCCTCGAGACATTGCACGCGAACTCAATATCAGCCGCGATATGGCAAGACTGTGGCGGAATCGATGGTTGGAGTTGAGCCACCCAAACATTCCTGCGCTGGAACGATTAGTCGATGCGCCCCGACCTGGAGGACCTTCTACCTTCAGTTTGGAGCAGATTCTGCAACTCTTTGCGATTGCTTGTGAGAAGCCGCAAACCTATGGACGACCTATCAGTCATTGGACTTCTAGAGAACTGGCTGATGAAATGAGGCAGCAAGGCATTGTTGAGAGCATTTCTCCTCGTCATGTGGGGCGATTGATGAACGAAGCAGACTTAAAACCGCATCAGTCGCAGTACTGGTTGAATCCCCCCCCGACTCTCAATTCGATGAAAAGGTCAAAGACCTCTGTGAGGTCTACCTGA
- a CDS encoding GAF domain-containing protein, which translates to MSPVSPDAPLILVVDDNKAARSLLRETMEEEGYRVAEARDGEQCLTIYTRLQPDIVLLDAVMPVMDGFTCCQQLKALPGGDRTPLLMITGLDDQASVDQAFAAGATDYITKPIHWAVLRQRVRRLIQASKAMAELHQQTEWEHLMGVISQRIRQSLNLEDILNTTVVEVRQFLQTDRVSIYRFEPDWSGTVVVESVGAKWPSLLGQNTRDPCFALTYITQYKQGHVRTIEDIYTAGLAPCYINLLAQFNVRANLVMPILQGERVWGLLLAHHCSGPRRWQPSEIKLVERLTTQVAIAIQQSELYQQVQHLNADLECQVQERTTQLQRALEYEAMLKRITDKVRDSLDESQILETATAELVNVLGVSCCGTSLYESEQPCAKIRHEHITPNTVGCRLVPKAVEFPEIYQQIQRGQYSQFCELTLESDRDRLAMLACPIFDDQGVIGDLWLFKERYAVFNELEIRLVLQVTNQCAIAIRQARLYQSSQAQVEALEKLNRLKDEFLSTVSHELRTPMASMKMATHMLELSLEKERTKYAEKLQSETNKTSRYLQILKDECEREINLIDDLLDLQRLDAGNQSLELGVINLHNWLPVIIEPFVEQAKNSQQTLQLQLPDQLPFLVSDASHLERILAELLSNACKYTPAQEHITISATAQSETLQLSVSNSGVEISPNEQTRIFDKFYRIPSSDPWKQAGTGLGLALVRKLVTHLGGSIQVKSANNLTIFIIELPLSRH; encoded by the coding sequence ATGAGTCCTGTCTCTCCAGATGCCCCTCTGATTCTCGTGGTTGACGACAATAAAGCAGCGCGATCGCTGTTACGAGAAACAATGGAGGAAGAAGGATACCGAGTGGCTGAAGCGCGAGACGGGGAGCAATGTTTGACCATTTACACTCGCCTCCAGCCAGACATTGTTTTGCTCGATGCAGTCATGCCTGTAATGGATGGCTTCACCTGTTGCCAACAGCTCAAAGCGCTGCCAGGGGGCGATCGCACGCCCCTACTCATGATCACTGGATTAGACGACCAAGCCTCAGTGGATCAAGCGTTTGCGGCTGGAGCCACCGATTATATTACTAAGCCAATTCATTGGGCTGTGTTACGGCAGCGGGTGCGGCGATTGATCCAAGCCAGCAAAGCGATGGCAGAACTGCACCAACAAACCGAGTGGGAACACCTGATGGGGGTGATTTCTCAACGCATTCGCCAATCTCTCAATTTAGAAGACATTCTCAACACCACCGTTGTTGAGGTGCGGCAGTTTCTCCAGACCGATCGCGTTAGCATTTACCGCTTTGAGCCAGATTGGAGCGGTACGGTTGTTGTTGAATCAGTCGGAGCTAAGTGGCCTTCCCTTTTGGGCCAGAATACTAGAGATCCGTGCTTCGCCCTCACCTACATTACGCAATACAAGCAAGGTCACGTACGAACCATCGAAGATATCTATACTGCTGGGCTGGCTCCCTGTTACATCAACTTGCTGGCTCAGTTTAACGTCCGCGCCAACTTGGTCATGCCGATCTTGCAGGGAGAGCGAGTGTGGGGGCTACTTCTGGCTCATCATTGTTCTGGCCCTCGCCGCTGGCAACCCTCCGAAATCAAGCTAGTAGAGCGGTTGACCACACAAGTGGCGATCGCGATCCAGCAATCGGAGCTTTACCAGCAGGTTCAGCATCTCAATGCCGACTTAGAATGCCAAGTTCAGGAGCGCACGACTCAGTTGCAACGAGCGCTAGAGTATGAAGCCATGCTGAAACGGATTACGGATAAAGTCCGTGACAGCCTGGATGAAAGCCAAATCCTCGAAACCGCAACCGCAGAACTGGTGAATGTATTGGGGGTGTCTTGCTGTGGCACCAGCCTTTATGAATCAGAACAACCCTGCGCCAAGATTCGCCATGAGCACATAACTCCTAACACGGTGGGTTGCCGCCTAGTACCAAAAGCTGTCGAATTTCCAGAGATTTACCAACAAATTCAGCGAGGACAGTACTCGCAGTTTTGTGAACTCACTCTAGAATCCGATCGCGATCGCTTGGCAATGTTGGCTTGCCCCATTTTTGACGACCAAGGTGTGATTGGCGACTTGTGGCTGTTTAAAGAAAGGTATGCCGTTTTTAATGAGCTAGAAATTCGCTTAGTGCTGCAAGTGACGAATCAATGCGCGATCGCCATTCGCCAAGCTCGGTTGTACCAATCTTCCCAAGCTCAAGTGGAAGCGCTCGAAAAGCTGAATCGCCTCAAAGATGAATTTCTCAGCACAGTTTCCCATGAGTTGCGAACCCCAATGGCGAGTATGAAAATGGCGACTCATATGCTGGAGTTATCTCTAGAAAAAGAGCGCACCAAATATGCTGAAAAACTACAATCCGAAACTAATAAAACTAGTCGCTATCTACAAATTCTCAAGGATGAATGTGAGCGAGAAATTAATTTAATTGATGATTTGCTTGATCTGCAACGACTCGATGCAGGCAATCAATCCTTAGAGTTAGGGGTGATTAATTTGCACAATTGGCTACCTGTAATCATCGAGCCTTTTGTAGAACAAGCCAAAAATTCACAGCAAACTCTCCAACTCCAGCTTCCCGATCAGCTACCTTTTCTCGTCTCTGATGCCTCTCATTTGGAGCGGATTCTAGCCGAGCTACTTAGCAATGCCTGTAAGTACACTCCTGCCCAGGAACATATCACCATCTCGGCTACTGCTCAATCAGAAACTTTGCAGTTAAGTGTCAGTAATTCTGGTGTAGAAATTTCGCCAAACGAACAAACTCGAATTTTTGACAAGTTCTACCGCATCCCTAGTTCTGACCCCTGGAAACAAGCAGGCACAGGATTAGGCTTAGCTTTAGTGCGTAAATTAGTCACACATTTAGGTGGCTCAATTCAAGTGAAAAGTGCAAATAATTTGACCATCTTCATCATTGAATTGCCACTAAGCCGCCATTAA
- a CDS encoding ABC transporter ATP-binding protein, with the protein MPSPTMTRPAILQLDRVTKRFPTSSAAAVEDVTLTLAQGDLLALLGPSGCGKTTLLRMIAGFEPLQSGAIALAGRTVAGPRAWVPPEQRSVGMVFQDFALFPHLSVEQNVAFGLQKVADSAQIKARTAEAIAQVRLQGLESRYPYELSGGQQQRVALARALAPRPALILLDEPLSNLDVQVRLRLREEIREVLKSAGISGVFVTHDQEEALAISDQVAVMQQGRLEQIGTPEEVYHHPASRFVAEFVTQANFLAAQRQGQLWQTEVGDFKLPPDESLEADVGDLMVRQEDLLLSSDPEAAVVIRDRHFLGREYCYCLSTPSGRELHARTTTAVNLPIGTRVQLSVPEQALRIFPDTTPKLAETL; encoded by the coding sequence ATGCCTAGCCCGACTATGACCCGACCCGCTATTTTGCAGCTTGACCGCGTTACTAAACGATTTCCCACCAGCTCTGCTGCCGCTGTCGAAGACGTAACCCTAACCCTGGCTCAAGGAGATTTGCTGGCGCTCTTGGGGCCTTCTGGCTGTGGTAAAACCACACTGCTACGCATGATTGCTGGATTTGAGCCATTGCAATCGGGCGCGATCGCCCTAGCAGGGAGAACTGTCGCTGGCCCCAGAGCTTGGGTACCTCCAGAACAGCGATCGGTGGGAATGGTGTTTCAAGACTTTGCCCTGTTTCCACACCTGAGCGTGGAGCAAAACGTGGCTTTTGGATTGCAGAAAGTCGCAGATTCGGCGCAGATCAAGGCTAGAACCGCTGAAGCGATCGCCCAAGTCAGATTGCAAGGACTGGAAAGCCGCTACCCTTACGAGCTATCTGGAGGGCAGCAGCAGCGAGTTGCTTTGGCACGGGCCTTAGCTCCCCGTCCTGCTCTGATTCTGCTCGATGAGCCACTGAGCAATTTGGACGTGCAAGTCCGCTTACGCCTGCGCGAAGAAATCCGCGAAGTGTTGAAATCTGCAGGTATTTCTGGGGTGTTCGTCACCCACGACCAAGAGGAAGCACTGGCGATCTCCGATCAAGTAGCGGTGATGCAGCAAGGGCGACTGGAGCAGATCGGTACGCCGGAAGAGGTTTACCACCATCCCGCTTCTCGCTTTGTGGCCGAGTTTGTTACTCAAGCTAATTTCCTTGCCGCTCAGCGACAAGGACAGCTTTGGCAAACAGAAGTTGGCGACTTTAAACTGCCACCTGACGAATCGCTAGAAGCCGATGTTGGAGACTTGATGGTGCGTCAGGAAGATCTCTTGCTCAGCTCTGACCCTGAAGCAGCCGTGGTGATTCGCGATCGCCACTTTTTAGGCCGTGAGTACTGTTACTGCCTCAGCACCCCCTCTGGGCGGGAACTCCACGCTCGCACCACCACAGCCGTTAATTTACCGATTGGAACCCGCGTGCAATTGTCAGTGCCAGAGCAGGCTTTACGCATCTTTCCGGATACCACACCAAAACTTGCAGAAACTCTGTAA
- a CDS encoding M48 family metalloprotease, producing the protein MVVRSGRSLKNAKCQSRMGRQVLLLSLLMLPVVPTAAIADSVVVETVPVTTVADTPISDPASTAPNAAEPSSTPYNPNSAQAPTATSETAVEATQIEPTQAQASPKSDSAESTAEPSNTDTAAEPESKSAPESEPKPDEAIEAEPSDSDSEEAEKPPTPEEQARQQKLIEADQLYLGGQFPAAEKLYREAKTPFAKEAAATEAKQRSEPILDPAQLSPAGRVYWRESEAGMAQKLETRIFVPLSMLVEQYPQFIPGHLRLAQALKDYQRTPEALTVLERATAFYPNQPDLLKAKIELLAENKQWLDASIAARQFALLNPNDPTAPEFAKLAEDNLEQFQRNMRRELRGNAIANAITGVAGYVLTGNIFSPLSAVQTTAMLMRGEAAIGESVAKDAKEELELIDDPLVVDYVNEVGRRIATVAGRDFKYEFHVIMDDRLNAFALPGGKVFLNAGAIAKTNSEAELAGLLAHELSHSVLSHGFQLVAQGNLVSSATQFFPFGGTIGNLAVLDYSRDMERQADIVGTRILASTGYAADGLRNLMVTLEKEDKDSMPFSWLSSHPVTNERVEYLESLIQENGYNRYAYEGVARHNVVKARVKQLITERKQCEKEKKSRKEKLECRKQPEQKVEQKSEEK; encoded by the coding sequence ATGGTTGTTAGATCTGGGCGATCGCTCAAGAATGCTAAATGCCAAAGTCGGATGGGCCGACAAGTGTTGCTGTTGAGCTTGCTAATGTTGCCTGTGGTGCCGACAGCTGCGATCGCTGACAGTGTTGTAGTTGAAACTGTTCCTGTGACTACAGTTGCTGACACTCCGATTTCTGATCCTGCTAGTACTGCCCCTAACGCTGCCGAGCCATCCTCAACCCCATACAACCCGAACAGTGCCCAAGCACCGACGGCAACTTCTGAGACAGCGGTAGAAGCAACTCAGATAGAACCAACTCAGGCACAAGCATCACCAAAATCAGATTCGGCGGAATCAACCGCTGAGCCAAGTAATACTGATACTGCCGCAGAGCCAGAGTCAAAATCAGCACCAGAGTCAGAGCCAAAGCCAGATGAGGCGATCGAGGCTGAGCCGAGCGATTCCGACTCGGAGGAAGCTGAGAAACCGCCTACCCCAGAAGAACAGGCGCGACAACAGAAACTGATTGAAGCTGACCAGTTGTACTTGGGTGGGCAATTTCCTGCCGCTGAGAAACTCTATCGAGAAGCCAAAACCCCATTTGCCAAAGAAGCGGCAGCAACAGAAGCCAAGCAGCGATCGGAACCGATTTTAGACCCAGCTCAATTGTCTCCCGCTGGACGAGTTTACTGGCGCGAATCGGAAGCTGGGATGGCCCAGAAGCTAGAGACTCGAATTTTCGTGCCGCTCAGTATGCTGGTGGAGCAGTATCCCCAGTTTATTCCTGGACATCTGCGACTTGCTCAAGCGCTCAAAGATTATCAGCGCACCCCAGAAGCACTCACAGTACTAGAGCGTGCTACGGCTTTCTATCCTAACCAGCCCGATTTGCTGAAAGCCAAGATAGAACTCTTGGCTGAAAACAAGCAATGGCTGGATGCTTCGATCGCAGCTCGTCAATTTGCTTTGCTCAACCCCAACGATCCAACCGCACCCGAATTTGCCAAACTCGCTGAAGATAACCTGGAGCAGTTCCAGCGAAATATGCGGCGAGAGTTGCGTGGCAATGCGATCGCCAATGCCATCACTGGGGTTGCAGGTTACGTACTGACTGGCAATATCTTTAGCCCCTTATCAGCGGTACAAACCACAGCCATGTTGATGCGCGGGGAAGCAGCGATTGGAGAGAGTGTCGCAAAGGATGCCAAGGAAGAGTTGGAACTGATTGATGATCCGCTGGTAGTGGATTATGTGAATGAGGTCGGTCGTCGCATCGCCACTGTAGCGGGACGAGATTTCAAGTATGAGTTTCACGTGATTATGGACGATCGCCTCAATGCCTTTGCCTTGCCTGGAGGTAAGGTATTTCTCAATGCAGGAGCGATCGCCAAAACCAACTCGGAAGCAGAACTCGCCGGACTCTTAGCCCATGAGTTGTCTCATTCAGTTCTCTCCCACGGATTTCAGTTAGTTGCTCAAGGCAATCTGGTCTCTAGTGCCACGCAGTTCTTTCCCTTTGGGGGCACCATTGGCAATTTGGCGGTTCTAGACTACAGCCGCGATATGGAGCGACAAGCCGATATTGTGGGCACCCGGATTTTAGCTTCGACAGGCTACGCAGCAGATGGGTTACGCAACTTGATGGTGACATTGGAAAAAGAGGACAAAGACAGCATGCCTTTCAGTTGGCTCTCCTCTCACCCAGTCACCAACGAGCGAGTGGAATATCTGGAAAGCCTAATTCAAGAGAATGGCTACAACCGCTACGCCTACGAGGGAGTCGCCCGCCACAACGTCGTGAAAGCGAGAGTCAAGCAACTGATCACAGAACGCAAACAATGCGAAAAGGAGAAGAAAAGTAGAAAAGAAAAACTAGAATGCCGGAAACAACCAGAACAAAAAGTAGAACAAAAATCAGAAGAAAAATAA
- a CDS encoding type II CAAX prenyl endopeptidase Rce1 family protein — MTALICMPLGLQTGFLWFTVPRLSALKMTGVLVACFLFPALAEELCFRVMPLAHASEQSAFNTQILCGMISLFAYVLYHPLNGATLYRFSWPTMTHPIFLFSTLILGVACSISYWQSGSIWTAVAIHWIVVVTWLLLLGGYARLKFPQDGVENS, encoded by the coding sequence ATGACTGCGCTCATTTGTATGCCGTTAGGATTGCAAACAGGCTTTTTATGGTTCACTGTTCCTCGTTTGTCTGCGCTCAAAATGACTGGTGTATTAGTTGCTTGTTTTTTGTTTCCGGCGTTAGCAGAGGAATTGTGCTTCCGTGTCATGCCCTTAGCCCATGCTAGTGAGCAATCGGCATTCAACACACAGATACTTTGTGGAATGATCAGTTTATTCGCTTATGTGCTGTACCACCCTTTGAATGGGGCCACGCTGTACCGCTTTAGCTGGCCCACAATGACCCATCCTATTTTCCTATTCTCGACCCTGATCTTGGGAGTTGCTTGCTCGATCTCCTATTGGCAATCAGGTTCCATTTGGACGGCTGTAGCGATTCACTGGATAGTTGTGGTCACTTGGTTACTCTTGCTAGGCGGATATGCAAGATTGAAATTTCCGCAAGATGGAGTTGAGAACTCGTGA
- a CDS encoding NINE protein — MNKVGTSYLLWLGCLFGISGLHRLYNGKIATGLFWMFTWGFFGVGQFVDLFLMPDMVEEHNVKYRARLGMTANGVPLSQSAVAATVLKPTREQLMVKLLQAAAMKGGKLSVTQGVMATGLGFAEVEALLQDMVRTGYVGIDNDPVTGVVTYDFKEL; from the coding sequence ATGAATAAGGTCGGAACTTCCTACCTGCTTTGGCTAGGTTGCTTATTTGGAATATCTGGACTACATCGTCTTTATAACGGCAAAATTGCCACAGGCTTGTTCTGGATGTTTACCTGGGGCTTTTTTGGTGTCGGTCAATTCGTTGATCTATTCCTGATGCCAGACATGGTGGAGGAGCACAACGTCAAATACCGCGCCCGTCTGGGCATGACTGCCAATGGAGTACCGCTGAGCCAGTCTGCTGTGGCTGCCACAGTGCTAAAACCAACTCGCGAACAACTCATGGTCAAGTTGCTACAAGCAGCCGCCATGAAAGGGGGTAAATTGTCTGTGACTCAAGGGGTAATGGCAACGGGTCTTGGCTTTGCCGAAGTAGAAGCTCTGTTGCAAGACATGGTCAGAACTGGCTACGTCGGCATCGACAACGATCCCGTTACCGGAGTCGTTACCTATGACTTTAAAGAACTGTAA
- a CDS encoding Uma2 family endonuclease, which translates to MTSVAVKVPPKLKVTDEQFTQLVQANPDLRMERTAQGELIVMAPTGSESGHYNAELTTDFTLWNRQTRLGKVFDSSTGFKLPNGATRAPDTAWVKQERWDTLTPEQRKSFAPLCPDFVLELASETDDLETLRTKMQEYIENGCQLGWLISPKAHQVEIYRPDQPVEVLQSSTNLSGESVLPGFSLDLSTIFW; encoded by the coding sequence ATGACCAGCGTTGCAGTCAAGGTTCCTCCTAAGCTCAAAGTCACGGATGAGCAGTTTACACAACTAGTTCAAGCCAATCCGGACTTGCGAATGGAGCGAACCGCGCAAGGGGAGTTGATAGTGATGGCACCTACAGGGAGTGAAAGCGGTCACTACAACGCTGAATTGACGACAGATTTCACACTTTGGAATCGTCAAACTCGGCTGGGTAAAGTCTTTGATTCTTCAACTGGGTTCAAACTGCCAAACGGTGCCACTCGTGCGCCTGACACAGCTTGGGTTAAGCAAGAGCGATGGGATACACTCACACCTGAGCAACGCAAAAGCTTTGCGCCGTTGTGCCCAGACTTTGTCCTAGAGTTAGCTTCTGAAACCGACGACCTAGAGACACTGCGAACCAAGATGCAGGAATATATCGAGAACGGTTGTCAGTTGGGATGGCTTATTAGCCCCAAAGCCCATCAAGTAGAAATTTATCGACCGGATCAACCCGTTGAAGTACTCCAGTCTTCTACAAATTTATCTGGAGAATCGGTGCTTCCTGGCTTCAGCTTGGATTTGAGCACAATTTTTTGGTGA
- a CDS encoding DUF2996 domain-containing protein, with product MAEPTNHNDAGEVAPSTVDQQAPDVSEENAPSTDEAVATNIPSANAPDPATANPDVNPNAAGEKPTGEGSRADTDSQTATDKPAKSAKTDPGSGSTEKAAAKKAGAAKAKGDDAAPAAGAKAKKEKPPALEDKPFNEFVEQHYLPALKAALAKQGLENLDLSFVNQKVQISGLTDAPDCWQVVGRWEGGRRQFNIYFFKEDIQGQRGFSYSDTGRKASTLEPFLIDERKVTLDLLILGAVQRLNAQKWLVRN from the coding sequence ATGGCAGAACCCACCAATCACAATGACGCTGGAGAAGTCGCTCCTAGCACGGTTGACCAACAAGCCCCAGACGTTTCGGAAGAGAACGCGCCTAGCACCGATGAAGCGGTTGCAACTAATATTCCCTCGGCCAATGCTCCTGATCCAGCAACAGCCAATCCTGACGTAAATCCCAACGCGGCTGGAGAGAAACCGACTGGCGAAGGCTCAAGAGCGGACACTGACTCACAAACAGCAACAGACAAGCCTGCCAAATCAGCCAAAACTGATCCTGGCTCTGGCTCTACTGAGAAAGCTGCTGCCAAAAAAGCAGGTGCCGCGAAAGCCAAAGGTGATGATGCGGCTCCGGCGGCGGGTGCTAAAGCCAAGAAAGAAAAACCACCCGCCCTTGAAGATAAACCCTTTAATGAGTTTGTCGAGCAACATTACCTGCCCGCACTCAAAGCAGCTTTGGCTAAGCAAGGATTGGAAAATCTGGATTTAAGCTTTGTGAACCAAAAAGTGCAGATTTCTGGTTTGACCGATGCACCGGATTGTTGGCAAGTCGTGGGTCGCTGGGAAGGGGGACGGCGGCAGTTCAATATCTACTTCTTTAAAGAAGATATTCAAGGTCAGAGAGGTTTCTCATATTCAGACACGGGCCGCAAAGCTAGTACGTTGGAGCCGTTCTTGATTGATGAGCGGAAAGTGACGCTAGATCTGTTGATTCTGGGGGCAGTGCAACGCTTGAATGCCCAAAAGTGGTTGGTGCGGAACTAA
- a CDS encoding transposase produces the protein MGERTVSVDEMTAIQATERKSVTQAMRPGKRERREFEYIRHGTQTLIASFDVAQGRVVEASVGDRRTEADYLKHIQQLIATDPKALKWHLVMDCLNIHQSESLVRFVAQTEGLEIDLGLKGESGILKSMQTRADFLRNPSHQIVFHFTPKHCSWLNQIEIWFSILVRKLLRRADFASKAQLKTRILEFVDYFNRTMAKPFKWTYQGKALKQ, from the coding sequence GTGGGAGAGCGAACGGTTTCGGTTGATGAAATGACAGCAATTCAAGCCACAGAACGGAAATCCGTCACCCAAGCGATGCGTCCTGGCAAACGAGAACGACGAGAATTTGAGTACATTCGCCACGGGACGCAAACGTTGATTGCCAGTTTTGATGTCGCTCAAGGTCGGGTGGTGGAAGCAAGCGTGGGAGACAGACGTACCGAAGCGGACTACCTCAAGCATATTCAACAGTTGATCGCCACAGACCCCAAGGCCCTAAAATGGCATCTGGTGATGGATTGCTTAAATATTCATCAATCTGAATCATTGGTGCGATTTGTGGCACAAACCGAGGGCTTGGAGATCGATTTGGGACTCAAAGGGGAGTCTGGCATTCTCAAATCCATGCAAACTAGGGCAGATTTCTTGCGTAACCCCAGCCATCAGATCGTGTTTCACTTCACCCCCAAGCATTGTTCCTGGTTAAATCAGATTGAAATCTGGTTCAGTATCTTGGTGCGTAAATTGCTTAGACGAGCAGACTTTGCGAGTAAGGCGCAACTCAAAACTCGTATTCTTGAGTTCGTGGATTACTTCAACCGCACCATGGCAAAACCATTCAAATGGACTTATCAAGGCAAAGCACTGAAACAGTGA
- a CDS encoding GNAT family N-acetyltransferase, whose translation MTHLSIRIASAVDLELLVQLAGAFRDHLQQSSPSDAEFREAIARLLQDPNTEFFLAQDAQGNVLGYIQCRYRFSAWVVGYQAELEDVFVLPETRRQGVGRQLVRFAIDRAIEKDCLSIGLNTNERNTGAIALYQQLGLRAERSLWQGGRQLWLEKILL comes from the coding sequence GTGACACATTTGAGTATTCGGATTGCAAGTGCAGTAGATCTCGAATTACTAGTACAACTAGCTGGCGCATTTCGCGATCATCTTCAGCAATCGAGTCCTTCTGATGCAGAGTTTCGGGAGGCGATCGCCCGATTACTACAGGATCCAAATACTGAATTTTTTCTGGCTCAAGATGCTCAAGGAAATGTGCTTGGTTACATCCAGTGCCGTTATCGTTTTTCTGCTTGGGTCGTTGGCTACCAGGCTGAGCTAGAAGATGTGTTTGTGCTGCCAGAGACACGACGACAAGGAGTGGGGCGACAACTGGTTCGGTTTGCGATTGATCGAGCCATTGAAAAAGATTGCCTTTCAATTGGCCTCAATACGAATGAACGCAACACAGGAGCGATCGCCCTTTATCAACAGTTAGGGCTACGAGCCGAGCGATCGCTGTGGCAAGGTGGGCGACAACTGTGGCTAGAAAAGATTTTGCTGTGA
- the acsF gene encoding magnesium-protoporphyrin IX monomethyl ester (oxidative) cyclase, with protein sequence MVDSLKKPGFEELKPGIKVPAKETILTPRFYTTDFDEMAKMDISPNEDELRAILEEFRADYNRHHFVRDAEFEQSWDHIDGETRQLFIEFLERSCTAEFSGFLLYKELARKLKDKNPLLAECFSLMSRDEARHAGFLNKAMTDFNMSLDLGFLTKSRSYTFFKPKFIFYATYLSEKIGYWRYITIFRHLESHPENRIYPIFRFFDNWCQDENRHGDFFDAIMKAQPQFLNDWKAKLWSRFFLLSVFATMYLNDLQRSGFYASLGLNARDYDLHVINKTNETAGRVFPVILDVENPKFVARMDKAAEAFLKLNKVIESNQPKVVKFFQKLPHIGAIAWQMLRLYLMKPIDMVALEGTVR encoded by the coding sequence ATGGTAGATTCCCTCAAGAAACCTGGTTTTGAAGAACTGAAGCCAGGAATCAAAGTCCCCGCGAAGGAAACCATTCTCACTCCCCGGTTTTACACCACCGACTTTGATGAGATGGCAAAGATGGACATCTCTCCCAACGAGGACGAGTTGAGAGCCATCCTGGAAGAATTTCGGGCTGACTACAATCGCCACCATTTTGTGCGGGATGCTGAGTTTGAGCAATCTTGGGATCACATTGATGGCGAAACCCGTCAGCTATTTATTGAGTTTCTAGAGCGCTCTTGCACCGCTGAGTTCTCTGGCTTCCTGCTCTACAAAGAACTAGCTCGCAAGCTGAAAGACAAGAACCCCTTGTTGGCAGAGTGCTTCTCGCTGATGTCACGAGATGAGGCGCGTCACGCTGGTTTCCTCAACAAGGCGATGACCGACTTCAACATGTCGCTCGACTTGGGTTTCTTGACCAAGAGCCGCAGCTACACCTTCTTCAAGCCGAAGTTTATCTTCTACGCGACCTACCTCTCTGAAAAGATTGGCTACTGGCGGTACATCACAATCTTTCGTCACCTAGAGTCGCACCCTGAGAATCGCATCTACCCCATTTTCCGATTCTTTGATAACTGGTGCCAAGATGAGAACCGTCATGGTGACTTCTTTGACGCCATCATGAAGGCTCAGCCCCAGTTTCTCAACGATTGGAAGGCAAAACTCTGGAGTCGCTTCTTCTTGCTCTCCGTGTTTGCCACCATGTACCTCAACGACCTTCAGCGCTCTGGCTTCTACGCTTCTCTGGGCCTAAATGCGCGGGACTATGACTTACATGTGATCAACAAGACCAACGAAACTGCGGGTCGCGTTTTCCCCGTGATTTTGGATGTAGAAAATCCTAAATTCGTGGCTCGGATGGATAAGGCGGCTGAGGCTTTCCTGAAGCTGAACAAGGTCATTGAGTCTAACCAGCCCAAAGTCGTGAAGTTCTTCCAGAAGCTACCACACATCGGTGCGATCGCTTGGCAAATGCTGCGGTTGTACCTGATGAAGCCGATTGATATGGTGGCTCTAGAAGGCACTGTACGCTAA